Part of the Aquabacterium sp. NJ1 genome, GGTGGCGATCCGGCCTCGTTCGACAAATACAGCAAGGCCTTTGTCAAAGAAGGCGAGGTGTCGGTGGCCAAGCTTCATGACTTGAAGCGCGTGATGGCTCAGCTGGACCTGCCCACCTCCGACATCGACGAGGCGCAGGCCGCCTTGATCGATCTCAAGACCAAATACCTGGACGCCCTGACGCACTACGATCAGGCTGACCCGGACAAGGGCGCACATGCCGTGGACAAACTGGTCAAAGGCATGGACCGCCCACCCACCACCAAGATCGACGGCATCGTCGCGGGTGTGATGTCATCAGCCAAGACCATGCAGGCGCAAGCCGTGGATGTGGCCAAGGCCCGCATGCAGTCGGCCATCTGGGGCATGTTGGGCCTGGTCGTGCTGGCCTTGGGTGCCGGGGCCACAGCGGCCTGGCTGATCCTGCGCAGCATCACCGACCCGCTGCATCAAGCCGTGTCAGCGGCGACCGAGGTGGCCAGCGGCAACCTGCGCGTGGCCATCCACGCTGAAGGCGAAGACGAGGTCAGCCAGTTGCGCGCCGCCATGGGCAAGATGAACGACAGCCTGGTGCGTGTCGTCAGCCAGGTGCGCGATGCCGCCGACATGGTCTCGCATGCCTCCAGCGAAATCGCGTCGGGCAACATGGACCTGTCTGCGCGCACGGAAGCCCAGGCCTCCAACCTGCAGGAAACCGTGGCCACCATCGGCCAGCTGAGCACCGGCGTGCAGCACAGCGCCGACCACGCCGCCCAGGCGCAGGATCTGGCCACCCGAGCCAGTGAAGTGGCCGAGCGCGGTGGCGCCGTCGTCAATGACGTGGTGCAGACCATGAACGACATCAACACCAGCTCGCGCAAGATCTCCGAAATCATCGGCGTGATCGACGGCATCGCCTTCCAGACCAACATCCTGGCCCTGAACGCGGCTGTGGAAGCAGCACGCGCTGGCGAACAGGGTCGGGGCTTCGCCGTGGTGGCGTCCGAGGTGCGGGCCCTGGCCCAGCGCAGCGCCAACGCCGCCCGCGAGATCAAGTCGCTCATCAACGCCAGCGTGGAATGTGTGGACCGCGGTGGCAACCTGGTGGGCGAAGCGGGCAACACGATTGCCGAAGCCGTGCAGGCCGTGCGCCAGGTGCGCGAGGTGATCTCCGAGATCACGGTGGCCGCGCGCGAGCAGGCGTCCGGTATCAGCCAGGTCAGCCAGGCCATTGGCGCCATCGACAACACCATGCAGCAAAACGCCGCATTGGTGGAACAGGCCGCAGCCGCCGCCTCCTCGCTGCAGCAGCAGGCGCAAGCCTTGCAAGGCTCGGTCAGCTTCTTCCGTACCTGACGTCAAGCACACCTTTGGGCGCCCTCCGAAAGGGGGCGGGTGCCGCGAGGCGATTTCACCGGGGCGACTCCGGCGACAATACGCGCTGTGCGCCCCCCGGATTTGTGCGATGTGTTTCATGATGTGGGCGCTGACCATTGCCGTCACCCCCACCATCTGTGTCCGCCCTGCCTGCCGCCGATGCCCTTGAGGCATTGCCCACCCAGCCCTTGACGATCCTGCAGGAGGTCTTCGGCTATGCCGCTTTCCGAGGGCAGCAACAGGCCATCGTCGACCACGTCACGGCGGGCCACGATGCCCTGGTGCTGATGCCCACCGGCGGCGGCAAGAGCTTGTGCTACCAGATCCCGGCCATTGCGCGCCACCGTGGCGGCAAGGGTGTCACCGTGGTGGTTTCGCCCCTGATCGCCCTGATGCACGACCAGGTCGGCGCGCTAGAAGAAGTCGGCGTGCACGCGGCCTTCCTGAACAGCACGCTGAGCCTCGAAGACACCCAGCGCATCGAGCGCGAGATGATGGCCGGCCGCATGGTGATGCTGTATGCGGCGCCCGAGCGCGTGACCAACCTGCGCTTTCAGGCGCAACTGGCCAGCCTGCACGAGCGCGGCCTGCTCAGCCTGTTTGCCATCGACGAGGCGCACTGCGTCAGCCAGTGGGGCCACGACTTCCGCGAAGACTACCTGCAGCTCAGCCTGCTGCACGAGCGCTTCCCCGACGTGCCCCGCCTGGCGCTGACCGCCACCGCCGACGACCAGACCCGCGCCGACATGATCGAGCGCCTGCAGCTGCAGGACGCGCGCGTTTTCATCAGCAGCTTCGACCGGCCCAATATCCGCTACGCCCTGGTCGAAAAAGACGAACCCCGCAAGCAACTGCTGCGCTTCATCCAGGACGAGCACGACGGCGACGCGGGCATCGTCTACTGCCAGAGCCGCAAGAAGGTGGAAGAAACCGCCGCCTGGCTCAACGAGCAGGGCATCAGCGCACTGCCGTATCACGCCGGGCTGGACGCGGCCCTGCGCAAGAAACACCAAGACCGCTTCCTGCGCGAAGATGGCCTGGTCATGGTGGCCACGATTGCGTTCGGCATGGGCATCGACAAGCCCGACGTGCGCTTCGTGGCCCACCTGGACCTGCCCAAGAACATCGAGGCCTATTACCAGGAGACGGGCCGCGCCGGTCGCGATGGCCAGCCTGCCGACGCCTGGCTGACCTACGGCCTGGCCGACGTGGTCAACCAGCGCCGCATGATCGACGAGAGCCCGGCCAACGACGACTTCAAGCGCGTGCAGCGCGGCAAGCTCGATGCCCTGCTGGCGATGGCCGAAGCCCATGACTGCCGTCGCGTGCGGCTGCTGGCTTACTTCGGTGAGAACTATGGAAGCGAGCCGCCCGCCGCCGGGCCGCCCCAAGGCGGGCAGCGCCCCCTTGGGGGGCAGCGAGACCCGGATGGGGTGAGCTTGGGGGCCCGTTGCGGCAACTGCGACAACTGCCTGAACCCACCTGCCACCTGGGATGGGACCGAGGCCGCCCGCAAGCTGCTCAGTTGCATCTACCGCTTCTGGCAGCACGGCCAGCAACGCTTTGGCGCGGGGCACCTCATCGACGTGCTGCGTGGCAAGCAGACCGACAAGGTGCAGCAATACGGGCACCAGACCTTGAGCACTTTCGGTGTTGGCGCCGATTTGTCGGAGAACCAGTGGCGCGCCGTCTTGCGCCAATTGGTGGCCCTGGGCCATGTGGTGGCGGAAGGCGAGTACAACACCCTGGCGCTCACCGACAGCGCCCGCGCGGTGCTCAAGGGCGAGATCAAGCTGACCTTGCGAGAGGCCGTCGAGGTACCCCGCAAGGGTCGCACGGGCAAGACCGGCAAACCGGGAGCCGGCAAGCCCGCCTCGGCGCCTGCCGACCTCACCGGGGACGCCCTGGCCCGTTTCGCCGACCTGCGTGCCTGGCGCGCCGGCGTCGCGCGCGAGCACAACCTGCCGGCTTACATCGTGTTCAACGATGCCACCCTGGCCGACATGGCCCGCATTGCCCCCCAGACATTGGGCGAGCTGGCCGGCATCAGTGGCGTCGGTGCCAAAAAACTGCAGGCTTACGGCGACCAGATCCTGTCCGTTCTGAACCCCTGAAACGGCACGGCGCGCGCCCCATTCAGGGGATAAATGTCCGAATAGAAATGATGGGCCAACACGCTTCGCACCATTGTTGTGCGTCTGTGTTGTTGATTGCCTGGGCAATTAATTTCGAACTCAAATCGAGTGATTTGCCTGCAAAATGTCCTGAAAACGTATGTGTAAATTGCATTTTGTAGCCTGTTGACAACGAAAATGGGCCAAAACCAGGGACTAAAGCTGTCACGATTCTTGCTTATCGAATCTCCGGCGGACTTTCCGTCCCACAATGAACTTCACGGTTGGGAGCCTGTTTGGGCACCCTCCTTGTTCAAATTTCTGTTCATCTCATTGCTAGGAGAACTCAATGTTTGCAAAGAAGAACCTGGTGGCTGTGGCCGCCTTGCTGGCTATGGCTGGCGCTGCCCAAGCCCAATCGAGCGTCAAGCTGTACGGCTACCTGGAAATGGACGCTGGTTCTTATGAAACGGCTCACGCCAAGGGTACGTCCTCTCGCGTGACCAAGGTTCAAAGCGGCGACATGATGACCAGCTTCGTTGGTCTGGCCGGTTCTGAAGATCTGGGTGGTGGCCTGAAGGCTGAATTCACGCTGGAATCCTTCCTGGGTGTCGATACGGGCGAAGCGGCCGGTAACTACGCCAACAAGGCTGGTGGCTTCTGGAGCCGTGCTTCCAACGTCGCGCTGAGCGGCGGTTTCGGTAAGGTCGCACTGGGTCAATACGACAACCCCCTGTTCACCTCGGCCTACACCTACAACCCCTTCGGCAGCTCGATGACGTTCTCGCCGACGATGCGTCACCTGAACTACCTGACGCCGGCTGTGCAAACCAGCATCCCCAACTCCGGCGTCAAGTTCGACACCGGCTGGGTGAACTCGGTGACCTATGAGTCGCCCGTGTTCTCTGGCTTCCAGGCCATCGGTCAGTACGCTGCCAAGGAAACCTCCACGCCCGACACCACGAACAGCTACGCGCTGGCTGGTTCTTACAACGCTGGCCCGTTCAGCGCCATGCTGACCTATGTGAAGGGCGGCCTGACCGACAAGCCCAATGCCACGACCTACTACGCCAAGTCCAAAGTGACGGACCTGGGTGCCAGCTACGATTTCGGTGTGCTCAAGGCCTTTGCCCAGTACACCTACATCAAGGACGACACCAACGATCTGAAGGACAAGATCTATCAACTGGGCGTGAGCGTGCCGGTGACCGAGAAGGCCTCGGTGATGGCTTCGTTCGGCAACCTGAACCACAAGGTCGCAGGCCAGGCATCCAACAAGGATGACGTGTTCTCGATCGGCTACAACTATGACCTGTCCAAGCGCACCAGCGTGTTTGGCGCGTTCATGAACAACCGCCAGAGCGCCAACACGGGCAATGACTCCTCTGGTCAATCCTACGCCGTTGGTATCAAGCACAACTTCTGATCGACCCCAGTCGATTTGAAGCACCCATGAAAAACGCCCCGCGAGGGGCGTTTTTCTTTTGGGGCAACCGTGCGCGCGTTCAGGCCAGCCGGGGCGCGGCCATCAACCCCGCTCGAACTTGAACACCGCCGTGCTGGCCAGCAGATTGGGCCAGCGGGTGACCACCTCGCCGCCATGCAGGCCGAAGGATTCCAGGATGCGCAGCCCGTTCTTGCGCGCCAGCACCTCGAAGTCGGCCAGCGTGGCCACGCGGATGTTGGGCGTGTCGTACCACTGGTAGGGCAGGGTCCTGGTCACCGGCATGCGCCCGCGCAGCACGCTCAGGCGGTGCGCCCAGTGCGCGAAGTTGGGGAAGCTCACCAGGCCGATGCGGCCGATGCGTGCCGTCTCGCGCAGCATGGCTTCGGTATTGCGCAGGTGTTGCAGCGTGTCGAGCTGCAGCACCACGTCGAAGCTGTTGTCCTCGAACAGGCTCAGGCCTTCTTCCAGGTTGCGCTGGATGACGTTGACCCCGCGCTTGACGCAGGCGATCACCTTGGTGTCGTCCAGCTCCACCCCGTAGCCGGTGCATTGGCGGTGGTCACGCAAGTAGGCCAGCAGGGCGCCATCACCGCAGCCCAGGTCCAGCACACGGGAGCCCGGTGGGATGAGGTCGGCGATGATCTGGTGGATGGGGCGGTCGTTGCTCATGCTCTTGTCCATCACACGGCCATCTTCACGGCTTGGCCATTGAGCGTGCTCAGCGGGGCCGCCTGCTCATTGAGGCTCAGGGCGATGCGCTCGAAGTAGGCGCGCACCACCTCGTGGTAGCGCGGGTCGTCCAGCAGGAAGGCATCGTGGCCGTGCGGCGCGTCGATCTCGGCATAGCTCACGTCGTGGCGGTTGTCCACGAGCGCCTTGACGATCTCGCGCGAGCGTGCCGGCGAGAAGCGCCAGTCCGTCGTGAAGCTGATGACCAGGAACTTGGCCAGGGCCTTGGCCAGCGCGGCAGACAGCTTGCCGCCATGGGCGCGGGCCGGGTCGAAATAATCCAGCGCGCGCGTGATCAGCAAATAGGTGTTGGCGTCGAAGTAGTCGCTGAACTTGTCGCCCTGGTAGCGCAGGTAACTCTCCACCTGGAACTCGATGTTCTGCGTGCTGTAGGCGGGCTCTTCATTGGCCTCGCGCCCGACCATGGCGCGGCCGAACTTCTCGTCCATCACGTCGTCGGACAAGTAGGTGATGTGGCCGATCATGCGCGCCACACGCAGGCCGCGGCGAGGCACCACGCCGTGCTCGTAGAAGTGGCCGTGGTGGAAGTCCGGGTCGGTCACGATGGCGCGGCGGGCCACCTCGTTGAAGGCGATGTTCTGGGCCGACAGGTTCGGCGCGGTGGCCACGGCCACGCAATGGCGCACGCGCTCGGGGTATTGCAGCGTCCAGCTCAGCGCCTGCATGCCGCCCAGGCTGCCGCCGAGCACGGCCGCCAGCTTGTCGATGCCCAGGCGATCCAGCACGCGGGCCTGCGCGTTGACCCAGTCCTCCACCGTCACCACGGGGAAGTCGGCACCATAAATCTTGCCGGTGTCCGGGTTGGTGTGCATCGGGCCCGTCGAGCCAAAACACGAGCCCGGGTTGTTGATGCCGATGACGAAGAACTTGTCGGTGTCCAGCGGTTTGCCGGGGCCGATCATGTTGTCCCACCAGCCTTGGCTCTTGGGCAGGGGCTGGCCGTTTTCGTCGGCGTGCAGGCCGGCCACGTGGTGCGAGGCGTTCAGGGCGTGGCACACCAGCACGGCGTTGCTGCGGTCGGCGTTCAGGCGGCCGTAGGTTTCGTAGACGAGGGTGTAGTCGCGCAGCACCGCGCCGCTTTGCAGCGACAGCGGCGTGCCGAAGTGCATGGAAGCAGGGGTGACGACCCCGAGAGTGGACATGACGCTAGCAGATCGAGTGGACAACAAAAAACCGGCCTCGCATGAAAGCAGGGGCCGGTGTGCAGCGCCCTCTTTAGCGGAATTTCTTGAGCGCCCGCAATCCGGACAAATCGGCGCTATAGGTATCAGTGTAGCGCCATTTGCCGCCGAGTGTCGCGCGGGCATATTTCACAATCTGAGGTCGTTTTGTCGCGTTGTGCCGGGGACTGGCCTGCGCAGGCGAGACTTAGCATGGTGTCAGGGTGCCCGAAGTGCGCGGGGCCACCGCCGTTGGCGGTGTGTTGCCGCAGGCGCCCTGGCATCTACAAGGAGACATGCATGCCCAGGTGGTTACTCTGGCTCAACGAGTATGTGCCCGTTCGTTATGGCGCCTGGGCCTTGTCGGTGTTGGTGGCCGTGGCGGGGGCGGTCGTGTGGACCTTCACGCGCCACGAGTCGGGCGTGTGGATGGCCGGCCTGGGCGCGGGGCTCACCCTGCTGGGCCTCAACGACATGCGCCAGACCAGCCGTTCGGTGCTGCGCAACTACCCCGTCATGGGGCACCTGCGCTACCTGCTGGAGTTCATCCGGCCCGAGATGCGCCAGTACTTCATCGAGAGTGACAACGAGGCGGCGCCGTTTTCGCGCCAGCAGCGCTCGCTGGTTTACCAGCGCGCCAAGGGGGAGTCTGACAAGCGGCCTTTCGGCACCCAGCGGGATGTCGGGGCCACGGGGTATGAATGGATCAGCCATTCCATCGCGCCCAGCGAGGTGCCCTCCCAGGATTTCCGGGTGACGATCGGCGCGGGTGGCTCCTCCTGCACCCAGCCCTACAGCGCCAGCGTGTTCAACATCTCCGCCATGAGTTTCGGGGCGCTGAGCGCCAATGCCATCCTGGCCTTGAACACGGGTGCCAGGAAGGGGCGGTTTGCCCATGACACAGGCGAGGGCTCCATCAGCCAGTACCACCGCGAACCGGGCGGCGACCTGATCTGGGAGATCGGCTCGGGCTACTTCGGCTGCCGCACGGACGATGGCCGTTTTGATGCGGACAAGTTCATGGCCAATGCGCGCGAGCCTCAGGTCAAGATGATCGAGCTCAAGCTCAGCCAGGGCGCCAAGCCGGGCCACGGCGGCGTGCTGCCAGGCCCCAAGGTGACGATCGAGATTGCCGCCACACGCGGCGTGCCGGTTGGCAAGGACTGTGTGTCGCCGGCCATGCACTCGGCCTTCTCGACGCCCATCGAGATGATGCAATTCATCGAGCGCTTGCGCCAGCTGTCGGGCGGCAAGCCGGTGGGTTTCAAGTTCTGCGTGGGCCACGTGTGGGAGTGGTTCGCGATGGCCAAGGCCATGCGCGAAACCGGCATCTGGCCAGACTTCATCGTGGTGGACGGGGCCGAAGGTGGCACCGGGGCTGCCCCGCTGGAGTTCACCGACCACGTGGGCGCGCCTTTGCAGGAGGGCTTGCTCCTGGTCCACAACACCCTGGTCGGGCTGGGTGAGCGCCACCGCGTCAAGATCGGTTGCGCCGGCAAGGTCATCAGCGCGTTCGACATTGCCCGCATGATGGCCCTGGGCGCCGACTGGTGCAATTCAGCACGCGGCTTTATGTTCGCACTGGGCTGTATCCAGGCGCAGAGCTGCCACACGGGCGAATGTCCCACCGGCGTCACCTCGCAGGACCCCTGGCGACAGCGTGCCCTGGTCGTGCCGGACAAGGCCGAGCGGGTGTACCGCTTCCATCACAACACCCTGTATGCGCTGCGGGAGCTGGTGCAGGCTGCTGGTTTGCAGCACCCCAACGACATCACGGCCGATCACATCCTCAGGCGGGTGTCGGGTTTCGAGGTGGGGCGGCTGGCGAACCTGCTGATCTACTTGCGCCCAGGCGAATTGCTGGCTGCAGAGCGGGGTGAAGTCGCCTGGCGCACACCAGGCTTCGAGCAGTACTGGCGCCGTGCGCGCGCCGATTCTTTCGAGCCGGCGGACGGCGTGCACTGAGCCTTGAGGGGCCGGCGCTGGAAGGATCAGGCGCTGGGTGGTGCCGTGTCGATGAAGCTCTGGCGTTGCATGAGCTTGTCGTGCAGCTTGCCCAGGTTGGGGTAGTCGTCGCGCCAGTCGATCTGCGGGAAGCGGAAATCCAGGTAACCCAGGGCACAGCCCACGGCGATGTCGGCCAGGCTGTGGTGGTTGCCATTGCACCAGGGGCGGTCACCCAGGCCCTGGCTCATGGCCTTGAGGCTGCCCTTGACCTTGTCGAGCTGGCGGTCTACCCAGGCCTGGCTGCGCTGGGCTTCTGTGCGGCCCACCCAGGTTTGCTCCAGGCGCGCGAGGATGGCCGCGTCCAGCAGGCCGTCGGCCAGGGCTTCCCAGGTACGCACTTCCACGCGTTCGCGCCCGCTCAGGGGGATCAGCTTGCCGACCGGGGAGAGCGTGTCCACGTATTCCACGATGACGCGCGAGTCAAAGATGGCCTCGCCACCTTCCATCACCAGACAGGGCACCTTGCCCAGCGGGTTGGATTCCGAGATGGTGGAATCAGCCGCCCAGACGTCCTCGATGTCGAATTTGTAGTCGAGTTTTTTCTCGGCCAGCACGACGCGTACCTTGCGGACGAAAGGGCTGGTCAGGGAACCGATCAGTTTCATTCTGTGTGGTGATGTGTGTTTGAACTGATTTTAGCCACCACAGGGCGTCCGCCGGGGATTGGAGGGTCATCTGTATGACACCCACCCAATCAGGGGGAGCGCCTGCACGCAGGCTCGTTCGATATTGTTACATTTGATGCTGAAATGCACAATTCCGGTGTTCGCTCTGCAGTACGAGTCATCCGGCTGGACGAGTTCAAGCCCAGGCAGGCCCCGCAGCCTCCTGCCCCCCCGGTTGAAGAACTCGAACCCGAATGGTCGAGCCTGCCTCCCGTTTTCTGGCCCGATCCCATCGGGTCGGTGCGGTCGCGCGCGCTTTTTGTACCGCAAGAGGGTGAGACGGAGCAGGGCGAGGACGATGGGATCGAGCTGGCGTCACCAACCTTGTCGCCCGCATCAACGGTGCCTGCGGCCGCTGGCGGCAAGATCCCGCGTCTGCCCAATGGGGTGGTGACATCCTGGCCCTTGCGTTTTCAAGGTTCGGAGACGGAATACGCGCGGCTGTGGGCCATCAATCTCTTGTGGACCGTGCTTACCCTGGGGCTGTATTGGCCCTGGGCGCGGGTGCGCACCCAGCGCTACCTGATGCGCCACACCATGGTGGCCGGCCACGTGCTGGACTACCACGAGCCACCCACCCACCTGTTGCCGCGTTACCTGATGGGGCTGGGCTTGACGCTGGGGGTGGCAGGCGCCTGGGCTGGCGGGTCCATGCTGGCGGGCATGCTGGCCTTGTCCCTCGCCCTGGCTGTGTGGCCGCTGTTTGTGTTCATGAGCCTGACGCACCGCATGGCGCACATCAGCTGGGCGCACCGGCGGCTGGCGTTTGATGCCAGTTGCGAGGCGGTGTACCGGGCCATGTGGCGCCCACTGGTGGGTGGGGCGGTGGTGGCGTGGCTGCTCATGGCGTCGGCCATCTTGCGCCACCCCGGCAGCTGGGTGGCCTGGGGCGTGGCGGTCAGCCTGTGGGGGCTGGCCATGCCGGCTTTTGTCTGGACCTGGTACCTGTTTCGCCAGCGTCATCTGCGCCTGGGGCCCATGCACCTGTTGTGGAAGGCCTCGCGTGCGGCGGTGGCCATGATGTTCCTGCGCATCACCGTGTGGGCCATGCTCACCACCATCTTCAGCCTGGGTGTGGCCGCCATGGTGCTGGCTGGCGTGCTGGTGGTGCGAGGGCGTTTGGCCATGAGCCTGCAGGCCGAGCTGCTGTTCATGGCCGCGCTGGCCGTGTGCGCGGCGGTGCAACCTTATGCCCAGGCGCGCCTGCAGAACCTGGTGTGGAACAAGTCCGGCAACCGCTACCTGCGCTTTCGCAGCAAGCTGTCGATTGCCGACTTCGTGCTGCTGCAGTGCAAGCATGCGTGCTTGCTGGTGCTGACGCTGGGGCTGTACTGGCCCTGGGCCGTGGTGGCCACGCGCCGCATGCGCGCCCAGTCGCTCACGGTGTGGTCGCGGGTGGATGCCGACGTCCTGAAAGCGCATTGGCCTGCCCACGAGCTCGCTGCGCCCGGTAAAATGGCGGGTTCGCCTGTGCGTCTGTAGTTGTCCGATCCGGACCAATCTGCCTTGGATCCCTGCCCATGAACCTGTCTGCCCTCTCCGCTTTGTCGCCGCTTGACGGCCGTTACGCTGCCAAGGTCGCCGCACTGCGTCCGCTGTTGTCCGAGTTCGGCCTGATGCACCGCCGCGTGCAGGTCGAGGTTGAATGGTTCATCGCGCTGTCCGACGCCGGCCTGCCCGAGTTCCCCTCGCTGACCGAGGCTTCGCGCGGTTACCTGCGTGGCCTGGTGGCGCGTTTCTCCGAGGCCGATGCCCAGTCCATCAAGGACATCGAGAAGACGACCAACCACGATGTGAAAGCCGTGGAGTACTGGATCAAGCAGCGTTTCGCCAACCACCCCGAGCTGGAAAAGACCGGTGAGTTCGTGCACTTCGCCTGCACCAGCGAAGACATCAACAACACCAGCCACGGCCTGATGCTCAAGGCCGCACGCGAGCAGGTGCTGCTGCCCACCATCGATGGCCTGATCGGCACGCTCAGTGGCCTGGCCCACAACCTGGCTGACCTGCCCATGCTCAGCCGCACGCACGGCCAGACAGCATCCCCCACCACCGTGGGCAAGGAAATCGCCAACGTGGTGGCCCGCCTGGCCAACGCCCGCGCCCGCATCGCCGATGTCAAGCTGCTGGCCAAGATGAACGGTGCCGTGGGCAACTACAACGCCCACCTGTCGGCCTACCCGGACAAGGACTGGGAAGCCTTCAGCCAGTCGGTCATCGAGCACCAGCTGGGCCTGACCTTCAACCCTTACACCATCCAGATCGAGCCGCATGACTACATGGCCGAGCTGTTTGATGCCGTCACCCGCACCAACACCATCCTGATCGACTGGTCGCGCGATGTGTGGGGCTACATCAGCCTGGGTTACTTCAAGCAGAAGACCAAGGCGGGTGAAATCGGCTCGTCCACGATGCCGCACAAGGTCAACCCCATCGACTTCGAAAATGCCGAAGGCAACCTGGGCCTGGCCAATGCCGTGCTGACGCACCTCAGCCAGAAGCTGCCCATCAGCCGCTGGCAGCGCGACCTGACCGACTCCACCGTGCTGCGCAACATGGGCGTGGCCCTGGGTTATGCCCTGCTGGCTTACGACAGCCTGGCACGTGGCCTGGGCAAGCTGGAAGTCAACCCGCAAGCCCTGGCCGATGACCTGGACAGCTCGTGGGAAGTTCTGGCCGAGCCCATCCAGACCGTGATGCGCCGTTATGCCTTGCCCAACCCGTACGAGCGCCTCAAGGAGCTGACACGCGGCAAGGCCATCACGCGCGAATCCATCCAGGCCTTCATCGAAACCCTGGAGTTGCCTGACGACGAAAAGGCCCGCCTGATGGCCATGACGCCGGGCAACTACATCGGCAAGGCTGTGGAGCTGGCCAAGCGCGTCTGAGGCGCCTGTTGAGCCTGGCTTTGCCCAGGCAGCCTGGATGGCCTGCGATCACGTGCCCGCTTGAAGCGGTGCACACGTGATTGGCAGGCCATTTCCGCCATGGGGCTGGCCCCCTAAGGTGAGCACGCCCTCGCCCCTAGCGCTAGGGATGCGCCATTCGCCGTGCGTTCCTACATTGGCGACTCCTGTTTTACGCATTCGACTAGGAGTCCCAACATGCAACACCTTTCGCGCTTCGCCCTGCCTGTCATCACCTTGGGCGTGGGCCTGCTCGCACAGACCGCCGCGCAGGCGGTTGCCCTGACCGAGCCCGTCTCGCCCGCGCCCTTTGCCGACACGGCCTTGGGCGGCACCACTTCGGCCGCCCGCCCCGAGCTGGCTGGCACCGTGCTGGAAGACGTCATCACCCCCTTCAGCTTCAGCGGCGTGAGCGGCACCGTGCAGAACCGCGTGGTGCGCGAAACCGGCACCGGCACGCTGGACTTTTACTGGAAGGTCAATGTCGACCCGTCTACCTCCGGCGTAGGCGTGAGCGCCTTCCGCCTGGCCGATTTCGGCTACAGCCACCTCAAGGATGCCGACTACCGCACCGATGGCCTGGGCACGACGGGGCCTGACACCGCCCGCCTGTTCAACCCGGCCAGCTACCCCACGGGGGATCTCAACTTCCTGTTCGCCAACGGCGTCAACCCGGGCAGCGAGTCGCGTTTGTTCTTCCTGCATACCAACGCGCTCAGCTATGACCGCATCGCCACGTACGACATGCTGACCACGGGTGCGCAGAACCTGTCCGGCACTTTCACCACCTTTGCACCGGCCGTGCCCGAGCCCGCCAGTTTTGCCTTGACTGGTGCGGGCTTGCTGATGATGGGCGCGCTGCTGCGCCGCCGCCGCCCGAACTGACCCTGGGGATGCACAAGCCGGTAAAATTCAGGGATGAACTTCACCGACCAGCTTGCGCAAGCCCAGCGCCAGAACGATTCCCTGCTTTGCGTGGGGCTGGACCCCGAACCCTCGCGCTTCCCCGGCGCCTGGAAGGGCCAGAGCGACCGCATCTATGACTTCTGTGCGGCCATCGTGGACGCCACGAAAGACCTGGTCTGCGCCTTCAAGCCGCAGATTGCGTATTTCGCCGCCCACCGCGCCGAAGACCAGCTGGAGCGCCTGATGGCGCACATGCGCCGTGTGGCGCCTTACGTCCCCGTGATCCTGGACGCCAAGCGCGGGGACATCGGCAGCACGGCCGAGCAGTACGCCCATGAGGCGTTTGACCGCTACCAGGCTGATGCCGTCACGCTGTCGCCCTTCATGGGCTTCGACACCATGCAGCCCTTCCTGAAGTA contains:
- a CDS encoding PEP-CTERM sorting domain-containing protein (PEP-CTERM proteins occur, often in large numbers, in the proteomes of bacteria that also encode an exosortase, a predicted intramembrane cysteine proteinase. The presence of a PEP-CTERM domain at a protein's C-terminus predicts cleavage within the sorting domain, followed by covalent anchoring to some some component of the (usually Gram-negative) cell surface. Many PEP-CTERM proteins exhibit an unusual sequence composition that includes large numbers of potential glycosylation sites. Expression of one such protein has been shown restore the ability of a bacterium to form floc, a type of biofilm.); this translates as MQHLSRFALPVITLGVGLLAQTAAQAVALTEPVSPAPFADTALGGTTSAARPELAGTVLEDVITPFSFSGVSGTVQNRVVRETGTGTLDFYWKVNVDPSTSGVGVSAFRLADFGYSHLKDADYRTDGLGTTGPDTARLFNPASYPTGDLNFLFANGVNPGSESRLFFLHTNALSYDRIATYDMLTTGAQNLSGTFTTFAPAVPEPASFALTGAGLLMMGALLRRRRPN